In a single window of the Candidatus Margulisiibacteriota bacterium genome:
- a CDS encoding aldolase/citrate lyase family protein, which translates to MHKKIISTGITGKPHKSTNKIHATAISPGLVFADKKDIFYYQVLSIQDIKLPEHLINADLGKRDDKWVEKQIQLFCKAAAAIKEKANRCPTQIGHIKQTLSDPGYIYITEERVRKKLEEERKSLPEVIKELTIDYLNEIKDLLEFQPYMKEGYYDAEALGLSLLEELGVNLFQNFMQLNLKKGQRPVLIVNRLSHDMCYLIQNNISAVIAKENSGSGHPAIMVKAMGIPMITGVDIEDLKNVENVFVDANAGNVHYNLEPKKVDMVLAEIEKFNIDKARSLHVMYKESKFLDGIPFQLAATINLMQELSYMQVTLADGIGLVRTEKILASIKQLPTFLQQKEIYRKIIDAFPEAMVRIFDVADDKPSEYIKGSGRGIDIIRQNEAFYINQLAAMISSGVKNILIPMVRDERDIRYIYRIIKQAAKELDSENEKEIFNKLESIKIHVMLETFKGTYNLKKIINELKQQMAVLHNTRPDSAEVQKLMSETCISIGWNDFSNNVCSETRYVHDKKQAKFNFLKYLLIKDLFKLIKDEGLKTSICGEIQPLREAAYMLFGLGADKISVSSAEIVDLKEGMTLMNSQKFPEFFDLLQEMEPVKELLEFINLSLGFVDGKSFIIPGITEQKAEKLIEYLGRKGVLKKNRIQHISDEKLDSIKTYLDEKYPEQKEYILMVLSLACGNPYLNFFFRLSKGLINSEKFQILLSGAGESISDLFRNRFDYLSTP; encoded by the coding sequence ATGCATAAAAAGATAATAAGTACCGGAATAACCGGCAAACCTCATAAAAGTACGAACAAGATTCATGCTACGGCAATATCTCCGGGTCTTGTTTTTGCTGACAAAAAAGATATTTTTTATTATCAGGTCCTGAGTATTCAGGACATTAAATTGCCGGAACATTTAATAAATGCCGATTTGGGTAAACGAGACGATAAGTGGGTTGAGAAGCAAATACAACTTTTTTGTAAAGCCGCGGCTGCTATTAAGGAAAAAGCCAACAGGTGCCCAACCCAGATAGGACATATCAAGCAAACTTTATCTGATCCGGGATATATTTATATAACCGAAGAAAGAGTTCGCAAGAAGCTGGAAGAAGAAAGGAAGTCTTTACCTGAGGTAATCAAAGAATTAACTATAGATTATTTGAATGAAATAAAAGACCTTCTGGAATTTCAGCCATACATGAAAGAAGGTTATTATGACGCGGAAGCTTTGGGTTTAAGTCTGCTGGAAGAATTGGGGGTAAATCTTTTTCAAAATTTTATGCAGTTGAATCTGAAAAAAGGCCAAAGACCTGTTCTTATTGTGAATCGTTTGTCTCATGATATGTGTTATTTGATACAAAATAACATTTCAGCAGTTATTGCTAAGGAAAATTCAGGATCAGGACATCCTGCGATTATGGTTAAAGCCATGGGCATCCCTATGATTACGGGCGTGGACATAGAAGACTTGAAAAATGTTGAGAATGTTTTTGTTGATGCGAATGCAGGGAATGTCCATTATAATCTGGAACCAAAAAAAGTGGATATGGTACTGGCTGAGATAGAAAAGTTCAATATTGATAAGGCTAGAAGTTTGCACGTTATGTATAAGGAATCAAAATTTCTGGACGGAATTCCTTTTCAACTGGCTGCGACCATAAATTTAATGCAGGAACTCAGTTATATGCAGGTTACCCTGGCTGATGGCATAGGACTGGTGCGCACCGAAAAAATATTAGCCTCAATCAAACAACTGCCGACTTTTTTACAGCAGAAAGAAATATACAGAAAAATTATCGATGCTTTCCCTGAAGCTATGGTTCGGATTTTTGATGTGGCCGACGACAAACCTTCGGAATATATAAAAGGAAGCGGAAGAGGTATTGATATCATCCGTCAGAATGAAGCTTTTTACATAAATCAACTGGCCGCAATGATCAGCTCCGGGGTAAAAAACATACTGATACCTATGGTAAGGGACGAAAGGGATATCCGTTATATCTACAGGATAATAAAACAGGCCGCCAAGGAATTGGATAGTGAAAATGAAAAGGAAATATTTAACAAACTAGAGAGTATTAAAATTCATGTAATGCTCGAAACCTTTAAGGGGACATATAATCTTAAAAAAATAATAAACGAATTAAAACAGCAGATGGCTGTTTTGCATAATACCAGACCGGACTCAGCTGAAGTTCAGAAGTTAATGAGCGAAACATGCATAAGTATCGGCTGGAACGATTTCAGTAATAATGTATGTTCCGAAACAAGATATGTCCATGATAAAAAGCAGGCTAAATTTAATTTTTTGAAGTATTTATTGATAAAAGATCTTTTTAAACTTATTAAGGATGAAGGTTTAAAAACGAGTATTTGCGGAGAAATACAACCGCTACGCGAAGCAGCTTATATGTTATTCGGACTTGGTGCTGATAAGATCAGTGTATCTTCAGCGGAAATAGTAGACCTAAAAGAGGGCATGACCTTAATGAACAGTCAAAAATTTCCGGAATTTTTTGACCTCCTGCAGGAAATGGAGCCTGTTAAAGAGTTGCTGGAATTTATAAATTTATCTTTGGGTTTTGTAGATGGTAAGTCATTTATAATACCAGGAATTACCGAACAAAAAGCTGAAAAATTAATAGAATATTTGGGCAGGAAAGGTGTACTGAAAAAGAATAGAATACAACATATAAGTGATGAAAAACTTGATAGTATCAAAACGTATCTGGATGAGAAGTATCCTGAGCAAAAGGAATATATCCTTATGGTCTTGAGCTTGGCTTGCGGCAATCCTTACCTGAACTTTTTTTTCAGATTAAGCAAAGGTTTGATTAATTCTGAAAAATTTCAAATACTGCTTAGCGGCGCCGGCGAATCTATATCGGATTTATTCAGAAACAGGTTCGACTATTTATCTACGCCTTAA